AACTACCAGTACGATgtgctgcccgggaagcctgaCTTGTTGTATGGCTAGTTGCTTGGTTGGAAGCTTGTGCTCGGcaaaaaagtaaaagaaaagcaaTGCACTTTCACCAGTGAAAAgccgtaaaaaaaaactccagaAACGGTCGACATTATGTCTGATTCTTCCAACAGAACAGAAACCAAGACGAGCAGGTTTCTCTGCAGCGAGGGAGTCGTCAGGACCCCTAACTAGACAGCGTATTTccctaaaaacaaaaaaaacaaaaactagaCAGCATATTTGCTCCAGTGCGAGTGCAACGACCATATATGCCTCATGCAGCTCTGGAAATGTGCTTCCAATCTTTATGTTGCAGTCCACATAGCCCAGCCTCGGTGGACTAGTCAACACCATGTTCATCGCACCCTCTATAACTCAATTTGCAAAATTGCTATATGGCCCGTACTCATATGCCACTTGTACTTGCTataattttgttcttttgagTTTACCTTACAAAGGTTCACAAATTCATACCATATTACACACCGAGAGGGCAAACCAACAGTGGTACAAGCAGTCAAGCAGGTAGGAATCATTACAATGATAAATTCACGAAATACCATGCCCTTATATATACTTCCACTGACCTGTAACTAATGGCCTGCTTGTTGCTGCTCCCACCTAAGATCCTCGGAGAACTCCATCATAGCAGCCCTTGGATCGCCATCTGTGACGGATAGGTAATATTCAGCAGTTCCGTCATCAACTCTCAAGCTTCGCCTCACTGACTCAAGAATTCGTTTACTTTGCCTTTTTGCAGCGGCAGTGTTTGCTAGGGATTGTGCATCTCCATTGGGGTGACCCTCAGGATAGAAGACTGCAACCTCTCTCTTTGCATTGTGATCCATCTCAATGTAACATGTGCTATCCAGCAGAATTTCTGGACTACTGATTGGTATAAGAAGCCTCTCCCTTGAATAGATACCATGGTCACTCATCATGTTGTTGAAACGTTTGATATCAGTCACCTGCTTGCAACTCACAAACATCAGAGAAGGTTTGATGAGAATAGAGAAGGTTTGCTCACACAAGCAGACAGGGGCGAAGCTAGCAAGGAGAATAACTGGTGTCATATGTATTGCATTGGCGTCAAATTTTACAGACAAATATTAGTCTTCACTAATTTACCAAGGATTTGCATCAAGTCACTGGCGTCAATTGATACCAGTGCTAACATGTAGCTCCACCCCTGCAAGCAGAGAAGGACTGTGCAACACTAGTGGAATGCTACAAATTAACCAGTGCGCGTTTTGGTTCTCGGGTGCCTGTGTTCCCTATATTTTCAACATTTCAACAATAGTCATATTTCCATGGTTtgaaaaaaagtatttttttcagatgtactccctccatcccatattaagtgatgaaatattacatgcatctaaacgctttttgcGTATAgacacatccatatttgggcaaatttgagtcacttaatatgggacggagggagtacatgttatGTGTCCTACATACCTGCAAATTTTCAATAATAAATATGTTCATTTGTGTGCTACAGAAAAAAATGTGTGAATCAGTGCATCCATCATATAtccatatgttttttttgtgtagcccaaaaataaaaatatcacTTCATGTAATATTACAGAGGTGTACTGAGCATCTACAGGtacatgtgaaaaaaaaatcagaaatttTTGCAACTccaaattttgttttccaaaTTTGGAGAAGATAGAGAGCACGAGCACCCCAACACCCGACAGCCAAAAGGAACATCCCCAAATTAACAGCATTCACAAATAAAGTATCTGAGGTAACCCATGGAATCCAAAGTTCAATTGCATCGAAAGCTTCTGCCAACAGCATTCCAGCAAGTTTGAACATATACATGGATGAATGTTTAGGATGAACCGATGAACTCTAGAACATCACAAAAGCAAAGAGATTTACTATTAGATGAAGATGAGTTGGCGTGCTACAGCAGCCCCTGAATGAAACGATTCGTTGCAACGAGATGATGGTGAGACAGACTTAAGAGAATGAGAGGTAACTCAAATACTCAAATTATTTAGAGACTTCATTACTTGAGATCGCAAGCCTATAGTATCAATTAGAACATTACGAAACCTTGTCAAAGAAGTGTGTCTATCATCACATGTTTTGTATCATTAATATTATCACGTAGCCGACAAAAACATGATAATACAATGTAAATGACAACAACAATAAATTCCGTAACACAAGATAATTGCGGTTGTAAGTTCTGTTCATTCTAGACTACCTGATAAGCAACCACTTGTGACTTCTACAATTCTACCTCAAGGTGTGTCGCAGGCATGCGGAATTTCCCATCACCCTTTTTGCAGATGATATGGAGTACCTTATTGTTCTTTAAAGCAAATGTTCATCAGGCGAATCGCATAAAACAGGTGTTCCATATCTATCCAACATGCACCTGTCAGCTTCTCAGTCCAACAAAATGTTCTATGCGATTCGCCAGATGACAAGAAACTTCTGGTGAGGTGATGAAGTGGACCATCGGCGAGTGCACTGGACGGCCTGGGAGACAATGATTAGTCTAAAGTCtagggtggggggggggggggggggggcttggCTCCCACCTCCCAGGATCTACGTTTATTCAACCACGCACTGCTTGCCAAACAAGCTTGGTATACGAGTTACCTCTCATTCGTCCAGAATGCTTCCTCTATGCTATGTGGCAAGGAGTTGTTCAAGGTCTGGAGCTACTTAACAAAGGCACTTTACGGCATATTAGCAACTGTGATCAGGTTTGGATATGGAGGGATAACTGGATTCCCCACGGAAATCTAAGGTGTCAGGCTTGGTGCAAGTGCAACGATCCCGGTTGCATAGAGTTTCTGACCTCATAACCCTAAAACATGGAATGGAATGAGACTCTTGTTTGATCTATTTTCTTCCTGCACAATGTTGATGAAATCTTGCAATTCCGACCTGGCTCTATCCCAAGCGACCACAGACAGTCAAGGACATACTAGTATTCGGCTGGATGGTAACATGAGCATCTGAAACACGATGTGGAAATCAAGATTCCATCGTAAAACCTGCATCTTCATTTTGAAACATACTACTGACTACTGAGAGTCGGAGACGTTAGCTGTCCAGAACAACAGATGGAGACGCTGCATGGTTCATTTCCCTGCGTGCTCTATTTGTGGTATGGAACCAGAAGAtcaggggcggaggcaggaaCTAAGGCGAGAGCCTAGATTGTGTTGACTCTTATGTTcgctgctccctccgatcctaaattattgtcgtggttttagttcaaatttgttttagtacaagaatttaggatcagagggggAGTACTTTCTTTCTGCGAGGTATATAAATATAATCTACTCTGATACTAGTATGGAATCTGCCAAGGCCAAAAGCTGTACTAAATCAAAGGCACCTATTAtgtatggatcggagggagtataagattCAGTTAACAAGAATACCCGAAGAACAAGGTACTGTATCAAATTCAGACGGGGGAGGACAGAGATAATACCTGGACGGAGTACTTGAGCGCGATGCCGGGGACATTGTCCCCGCGTCGGACGGTGTGCGAGAGCGCGAAGCGTCCGAGCGATGAGGCGCGCCAGAAAGCCCTGGTGGCCGGCTCACCGACGACGCGGCGCACGCCCCAGGGCGCGCGGAAGGCGGCCTCCAGCACGGCGCGGTCGGAGGCGACCGCGTGCCACAGGCGGCAGACGCAGGCCGCCCGCGCGACGTCCGCGGGCGGGAGCCGGTGCAGGACCGCCCGCAGGAGGTCGGCCG
This is a stretch of genomic DNA from Brachypodium distachyon strain Bd21 chromosome 1, Brachypodium_distachyon_v3.0, whole genome shotgun sequence. It encodes these proteins:
- the LOC100841079 gene encoding F-box protein At1g55000; amino-acid sequence: MSRSCGDTADHGLPAPLPPSPTSPTPPSNPEAASPMSARDFPADLLRAVLHRLPPADVARAACVCRLWHAVASDRAVLEAAFRAPWGVRRVVGEPATRAFWRASSLGRFALSHTVRRGDNVPGIALKYSVQVTDIKRFNNMMSDHGIYSRERLLIPISSPEILLDSTCYIEMDHNAKREVAVFYPEGHPNGDAQSLANTAAAKRQSKRILESVRRSLRVDDGTAEYYLSVTDGDPRAAMMEFSEDLRWEQQQAGH